A genomic region of Anopheles coustani chromosome 3, idAnoCousDA_361_x.2, whole genome shotgun sequence contains the following coding sequences:
- the LOC131268486 gene encoding microfibril-associated glycoprotein 4-like: MAKLDFLQYKLYEIELGLKERDEEVKEKLTKLEDSIDGIQWEIHRHDRDAGHNLTVLKAHSQQILAQQTACASHEQMRKDIAQLSANTTQFKQSPLWYVQKSSSISRTTGPFKSCKEAPANVSGVYLIQLSDNESPFDAFCEQNSFGGGWLVIQYRYDGSLDFYRNWTEYQKGFGILDREHWLGLERIHQVTSRRQHELLIELKDFKGTYKFAHYTNFLIGNEYGQYALKNLGVHNGTAGDSLTYHEGMKFSTIDRDYDQFSGNCVSLLKGPWWHKECHKSNLNGQYLNEAKSTSMHWDTFKNACQGLAFSRMMVREV; the protein is encoded by the coding sequence ATGGCCAAGCTGGACTTTCTTCAGTACAAGTTGTACGAGATCGAGCTCGGGTTGAAGGAGCGTGATGAAgaggtgaaggaaaaactgaCGAAACTGGAGGACTCGATCGACGGCATTCAGTGGGAGATCCATCGGCACGATCGAGATGCTGGACACAACTTAACGGTGCTGAAGGCACACTCCCAGCAGATCCTCGCTCAGCAAACAGCGTGTGCTAGCCACGAACAAATGCGGAAGGATATCGCACAACTCAGTGCAAATACAACTCAGTTTAAGCAGAGTCCGCTGTGGTACGTACAGAAAAGCTCATCAATCTCGCGGACCACCGGACCATTCAAATCGTGCAAGGAGGCACCGGCAAACGTATCAGGTGTCTACTTGATCCAGCTGAGTGACAACGAATCTCCTTTCGATGCGTTTTGTGAGCAGAATAGCTTCGGCGGCGGATGGTTGGTGATTCAGTATCGCTACGACGGATCCCTCGACTTCTATCGAAACTGGACGGAGTACCAAAAAGGATTCGGAATCTTAGATCGAGAGCACTGGCTTGGATTAGAACGAATTCATCAGGTGACATCGCGACGACAGCACGAGTTACTGATAGAACTGAAGGATTTCAAGGGAACTTACAAATTTGCCCATTATACAAACTTTTTAATTGGGAATGAATACGGACAATACGCTTTGAAAAACCTAGGAGTACATAATGGTACCGCGGGAGACTCACTAACGTATCATGAAGGTATGAAATTTTCTACAATCGATAGAGATTATGATCAATTCAGTGGAAATTGTGTTAGCCTCTTGAAAGGACCTTGGTGGCATAAAGAATGCCATAAATCCAATTTGAATGGCCAATACTTGAACGAAGCGAAAAGTACATCAATGCATTGGGATACATTCAAAAATGCTTGTCAAGGCTTGGCGTTCTCGAGGATGATGGTTCGTGAAGTTTAA
- the LOC131268502 gene encoding angiopoietin-related protein 1-like produces the protein MAKLDFLQYKLYEIELGLNERDEAVKEKLTKLKDSIDGIQWEMHRHDRDAGHNLTVLKAHSQKILAQQTACASHEQMRKEIAQLSANTTQFKQSPLWYVQKSSSISRTTGPFKSCKEAPANVSGVYSIQLSDNESPFGAFCEQNSFGGGWLVIQYRYDGSLDFYRNWTEYQKGFGSVDREHWLGLERIHQVTSRRQHELLIELKDFNGTYKFAHYTNFTVGTEYEQYALNNLGTYTGTAGDSLDYHKGMKFSTFDRDNDANSNNCANVHTGAWWYNSCHYSNLNGPYLNKAEKSSLHDIHEP, from the exons ATGGCCAAGCTGGACTTTCTTCAGTACAAGTTGTACGAGATCGAGCTCGGATTGAACGAGCGTGATGAAgcggtgaaggaaaaactgaCGAAACTGAAGGACTCGATCGACGGCATTCAGTGGGAGATGCATCGGCACGATCGGGATGCTGGACACAACTTAACGGTGCTGAAGGCACACTCTCAGAAGATCCTCGCTCAGCAAACAGCGTGTGCTAGCCACGAACAAATGCGGAAGGAGATCGCACAACTCAGTGCAAATACAACTCAGTTTAAGCAGAGTCCGCTGTGGTACGTACAGAAAAGCTCATCAATCTCGCGGACCACCGGACCATTCAAATCGTGCAAGGAGGCACCGGCAAACGTATCAGGTGTCTATTCGATCCAGCTGAGTGACAACGAATCTCCTTTCGGTGCGTTTTGTGAGCAGAATAGCTTCGGCGGCGGATGGTTGGTGATTCAGTATCGCTACGACGGATCCCTCGACTTCTATCGAAACTGGACGGAGTACCAAAAAGGATTCGGAAGCGTTGATCGAGAGCACTGGCTTGGGTTAGAACGGATTCACCAGGTGACATCGCGACGACAGCACGAGCTACTGATAGAACTGAAGGATTTCAATGGAACATATAAATTTGCCCATTATACAAACTTTACGGTTGGCACCGAATACGAGCAATACGCTTTAAATAATTTGGGAACTTATACTGGTACAGCGGGAGATTCGCTAGACTATCATAAAGGTATGAAATTTTCTACATTTGATAGAGATAATGACGCGAACAGTAACAATTGTGCGAACGTGCACACAGGGGCGTGGTGGTACAACTCATGTCATTATTCCAACTTAAATGGCCCATACTTGAACAAAgctgaaa AAAGCAGTTTGCATGACATTCATGAACCGTAA
- the LOC131268518 gene encoding microfibril-associated glycoprotein 4-like, producing MAKLDFLQYKLYEIELGLKERDEAVKEKLTKLEDSIDGIQWEIHRHDRDAGHNLTVLKAHSQQILAQQTACASHEQMRKEIAQLSANTTQFKQSPLWYVQKSSSISRTTGPFKSCKEAPANVSGVYLIQLSDNESPFDAFCEQNSFGGGWLVIQYRYDGSLDFYRNWTEYQKGFGSVDREHWLGLERLHQVTSRQQHELLIELKDFNGTCKFARYTNFTVGTECEQYVLHNLGTYTGTAGDSLSYHSGMKFSTFDRDNDASSDNCANKNTGAWWFNACDYSNLNGLYLNEVESKTMYWYYFKSGSHALAYSKMMIREV from the coding sequence ATGGCCAAGCTGGACTTTCTTCAGTACAAGTTGTACGAGATCGAGCTCGGATTGAAGGAGCGTGATGAAgcggtgaaggaaaaactgaCGAAACTGGAGGACTCGATCGACGGCATTCAGTGGGAGATACATCGGCACGATCGAGATGCTGGACACAACTTAACGGTGCTGAAGGCACACTCCCAGCAGATCCTCGCTCAGCAAACAGCGTGTGCTAGCCACGAACAAATGCGGAAGGAGATCGCACAACTCAGTGCAAATACAACTCAGTTTAAGCAGAGTCCGCTGTGGTACGTACAGAAAAGCTCATCAATCTCGCGGACCACCGGACCATTCAAATCGTGCAAGGAGGCACCGGCAAACGTATCAGGTGTCTACTTGATCCAGCTGAGTGACAACGAATCTCCTTTCGATGCGTTTTGTGAGCAGAATAGCTTCGGCGGCGGATGGTTGGTGATTCAGTATCGCTACGACGGATCCCTCGACTTCTATCGAAACTGGACGGAGTACCAAAAAGGATTCGGAAGCGTAGATCGAGAGCACTGGCTTGGATTAGAACGGCTTCACCAGGTGACATCGCGACAACAGCACGAGTTACTGATAGAACTGAAGGATTTCAATGGAACTTGTAAATTTGCCCGTTATACAAACTTCACGGTTGGTACCGAATGCGAGCAATACGTTTTACATAATTTGGGAACTTATACTGGTACAGCGGGAGATTCGCTGAGCTATCATAGCGGTATGAAATTTTCAACATTTGATAGAGATAATGACGCGAGCAGTGACAATTGTGCGAACAAGAACACAGGGGCGTGGTGGTTCAATGCCTGTGATTATTCCAATCTAAATGGACTATACTTGAACGAagttgaaagtaaaacaatgtATTGGTATTATTTCAAATCCGGTTCACATGCATTAGCTTACTCTAAAATGATGATCCGAGAAGTTTGA